In the Sarcophilus harrisii chromosome 1, mSarHar1.11, whole genome shotgun sequence genome, one interval contains:
- the FBRS gene encoding probable fibrosin-1 isoform X1, whose protein sequence is METAAAPAPAPGPPGWGGEGASQPRRQRRCSRRDRERRRRGGGRRAAAGDAPRTLLGAASALLPSSSSSSSPPPPPPPPPPPPPARPWSSASSGERGSPRGKRRRRRPPRPRGRKRPPGSGSRGEEEDDDEEEEGEEEEEEEEDLIDGFAIASFASLEALQKDASLQPPERLEHRLKHSGKRKRGGVGGGRGEPGDSSDRETGRPPGDRARKRSSKRRRKEASSRNSLEAGYICDAESDLDERVSDDDLDPSFTVSTSKASGPHGNLNGNCEAKLSVIPKVSGLERSQEQPPGPDPLLVPFPAKEPLPPPAPRPPTTPPAPMPAPVSLPPPPPPQLQLRVSPFGIRSSTYGSGLDLSTGSSSRPPPKAPAPPVAPPPPSSSSSSSSSSSSSSSSAQLSHRPPTPSLPLPLASHGFPPTGLRAPPPPPHPALFSPGPTLPPPPPLLQVAGHPGAATASALSEQELMRQDLSTRFLSAQGGPEVGGAGGSARPLAFQFHQHNHQHQHTHQHTHQHFTPYPPGLLPPHGPHMFEKYPGKIEGLFRHNLYAAFPPAVPGLPPGLPPAVSFGSLQGAFQPKSTNPELPPRLGPVPSGLPQKGTQIPDHFRPPLRKPGKWCAMHVRVAYMILRHQEKMKLMQGDPHKLDFRNDLLPCLPGAYGGLPPGQELSHPASLFTATGAVHPAANPFTAAPGPPASFLSPGTHIDPFGRPTSFASLAALSNGAFGGLGSPTFNTGAVFAQKESPGAPPAFASPPDPWARLHRGPPAFPAWARPPEAARTPGSDKERPVERREPSAPKEEKDRDLPFSRPQLRVSPATPKSRAGEEGVRPPKEPVRVKEERKEEVPGPPSLHLLFDRPRPPPFLGPSPSDRCAPFLEPWLPGPPRLARPPRFYEAGEELGGAGAVATARLYGLEPTHPLLYGRLAPPPPTAAPGPPQLLSKTPPGALLGAPPPLVPAPRPGSPPRPPGPPRADR, encoded by the exons ATGGAGACCGCggcggccccggccccggcccccggCCCGCCGGGTTGGGGCGGCGAGGGTGCCTCTCAGCCGCGGCGGCAGCGGCGGTGCTCGCGGCGGGACCGGGAGCGGCGGCGCCGGGGCGGGGGACGGCGGGCGGCTGCCGGGGACGCGCCGCGGACGCTCCTGGGGGCGGCCTCGGCGCTGCTGCCTTCGTCGTCGTCGTCTTCCTCGCCCCCGCCCCCGCcacccccgccgccgccgccgcccccagCCCGGCCCTGGTCGTCCGCCTCCTCGGGGGAGCGAGGCAGCCCCCGGGGAAAGAGGCGGCGGCGCCGGCCCCCCCGACCTCGGGGCAGGAAGCGGCCCCCCGGCTCGGGCAGCCgaggggaggaggaggacgacgacgaggaggaggagggcgaagaggaggaggaggaggaggaggacctCATCGATGGTTTCGCCATCGCCAGCTTCGCCAGCCTTGAGGCCCTGCAG AAGGATGCATCCCTTCAGCCCCCAGAGCGACTGGAGCATCGGCTAAAACATTCCGGAAAGCGGAAGCGGGGGGGTGTAGGGGGGGGCCGAGGGGAGCCAGGAGACAGCTCAGACCGGGAAACTGGCCGGCCCCCAGGGGACCGTGCCCGAAAAAGGTCTAGCAAGCGAAGGAGGAAAGAG GCCTCCTCCCGAAACTCTCTGGAAGCCGGATACATA tGTGACGCGGAGAGTGACCTGGACGAGAGG GTCTCTGATGATGACCTCGATCCATCGTTTACTGTCTCAACCAGCAAAG CCTCGGGCCCCCATGGCAACTTAAATGGGAACTGTGAAGCGAAACTCTCTGTGATCCCCAAAGTGTCGGGGCTGGAGCGGAGTCAGGAGCAGCCCCCAGGACCCGACCCGCTGCTAGTGCCTTTCCCTGCCAAGGAGCCACTGCCTCCACCGGCCCCCCGACCCCCAACCACTCCCCCAGCCCCTATGCCAGCCCCTGTCAGCctaccacccccacccccaccccaattgCAGCTCCGGGTTTCACCCTTCGGCATCCGCTCTTCCACTTATGGCAGTGGCCTGGACCTCAGCACTGGCAG TTCTTCGAGGCCACCTCCGAAGGCTCCTGCCCCTCCAGTGGCCCCACCTccaccttcttcttcttcctcttcatcttcctcttcctcatcctcatctTCTTCAGCTCAACTCTCCCATCGGCCCCCAACACCCTCCTTGCCCTTGCCTCTGGCCAGCCATGGCTTTCCCCCTACTGGGCTACGGGCACCACCTCCACCACCCCATCCTGCTCTGTTCTCCCCTGGTCCTactctacccccacccccacctttgCTGCAGGTGGCAGGCCACCCTGGGGCTGCGACGGCCAGTGCCCTCTCTG AGCAGGAGCTGATGCGGCAGGACCTGAGCACTCGGTTCCTGAGCGCCCAGGGAGGCCCCGAGGTGGGGGGGGCAGGGGGCTCAGCCCGGCCCCTGGCCTTCCAGTTCCACCAGCACAACCACCAGCACCAGCACACCCACCAGCACACCCACCAGCACTTCACCCCCTACCCTCCTGGCTTGCTGCCCCCCCACGGCCCCCACATG TTCGAGAAATATCCAGGAAAAATCGAAGGCCTTTTCCGGCATAAC cTCTATGCGGCCTTCCCCCCTGCTGTCCCTGGCCTCCCCCCTGGTCTGCCTCCTGCTGTTTCCTTTGGTTCTCTGCAGGGGGCTTTCCAGCCTAAG agCACGAATCCAGAACTGCCACCACGACTGGGGCCGGTCCCCAGTGGGCTGCCCCAAAAGGGGACACAG ATTCCTGACCATTTCCGCCCCCCACTGAGG AAACCTGGGAAGTGGTGTGCCATGCATGTGCGAGTGGCCTATATGATCTTGAGGCACCAGGAGAAAATGAAG ttaatGCAGGGTGATCCTCATAAGCTGGATTTTCGGAACGATCTTCTACCCTGTCTCCCCGGGGCCTATGGAGGTCTTCCTCCTGGGCAGGAGCTCTCTCACCCAGCTTCCCTCTTCACTGCAACAG gtGCTGTCCATCCTGCTGCCAACCCTTTCACAGCAGCTCCCGGGCCCCCTGCATCCTTTCTAAGCCCTGGTACCCATATTG aTCCTTTTGGGCGTCCTACCAGCTTTGCGTCCTTGGCTGCCCTCTCCAATGGGGCCTTTGGGGGCCTGGGCAGCCCTACGTTCA acaCTGGTGCTGTCTTTGCCCAGAAAGAAAGCCCAGGGGCTCCTCCTGCCTTTGCCTCTCCTCCTGATCCATGGGCCCGGCTGCACCGTGGTCCCCCTGCCTTTCCTGCCTGGGCCCGACCCCCTGAGGCTGCACGGACGCCTGGCTCGGACAAAGAACGTCCAGTGGAGAGGCGAGAGCCCTCAGCCccaaaagaggagaaagatag GGATCTCCCATTTTCCCGACCACAGCTTCGAGTTTCCCCAGCCACCCCCAAGTCCCGGGCCGGGGAGGAGGGGGTAAGACCCCCCAAGGAGCCTGTGAgggtgaaggaagagaggaaggaggaggtcCCTGGGCCTCCCAGCCTACACCTGCTTTTTGATCGGCCCCGACCACCCCCCTTCCTGGGTCCCAGCCCTTCTGACCGATGTGCCCCCTTCTTGGAGCCCTGGCTGCCAGGTCCTCCACGCCTGGCCCGACCCCCACGATTCTATGAGGCTGGGGAGGAGCTGGGAGGGGCAGGAGCTGTGGCCACAGCTCGTCTCTACGGTCTGGAGCCTACCCATCCACTACTCTATGGTCGCTTGGCCCCCCCACCTCCTACCGCAGCTCCTGGGCCCCCTCAATTGCTTAGCAAGACACCTCCTGGGGCCCTGCTGGGGGCTCCACCCCCCTTGGTGCCCGCCCCTCGGCCTGGCTCCCCCCCTAGGCCACCAGGGCCACCGAGAGCTGACAGGtga
- the FBRS gene encoding probable fibrosin-1 isoform X2 — protein METAAAPAPAPGPPGWGGEGASQPRRQRRCSRRDRERRRRGGGRRAAAGDAPRTLLGAASALLPSSSSSSSPPPPPPPPPPPPPARPWSSASSGERGSPRGKRRRRRPPRPRGRKRPPGSGSRGEEEDDDEEEEGEEEEEEEEDLIDGFAIASFASLEALQKDASLQPPERLEHRLKHSGKRKRGGVGGGRGEPGDSSDRETGRPPGDRARKRSSKRRRKEASSRNSLEAGYICDAESDLDERVSDDDLDPSFTVSTSKASGPHGNLNGNCEAKLSVIPKVSGLERSQEQPPGPDPLLVPFPAKEPLPPPAPRPPTTPPAPMPAPVSLPPPPPPQLQLRVSPFGIRSSTYGSGLDLSTGSSSRPPPKAPAPPVAPPPPSSSSSSSSSSSSSSSSAQLSHRPPTPSLPLPLASHGFPPTGLRAPPPPPHPALFSPGPTLPPPPPLLQVAGHPGAATASALSEQELMRQDLSTRFLSAQGGPEVGGAGGSARPLAFQFHQHNHQHQHTHQHTHQHFTPYPPGLLPPHGPHMFEKYPGKIEGLFRHNLYAAFPPAVPGLPPGLPPAVSFGSLQGAFQPKSTNPELPPRLGPVPSGLPQKGTQIPDHFRPPLRKPGKWCAMHVRVAYMILRHQEKMKLMQGDPHKLDFRNDLLPCLPGAYGGLPPGQELSHPASLFTATGAVHPAANPFTAAPGPPASFLSPGTHIDPFGRPTSFASLAALSNGAFGGLGSPTFNTGAVFAQKESPGAPPAFASPPDPWARLHRGPPAFPAWARPPEAARTPGSDKERPVERREPSAPKEEKDRFLHPVS, from the exons ATGGAGACCGCggcggccccggccccggcccccggCCCGCCGGGTTGGGGCGGCGAGGGTGCCTCTCAGCCGCGGCGGCAGCGGCGGTGCTCGCGGCGGGACCGGGAGCGGCGGCGCCGGGGCGGGGGACGGCGGGCGGCTGCCGGGGACGCGCCGCGGACGCTCCTGGGGGCGGCCTCGGCGCTGCTGCCTTCGTCGTCGTCGTCTTCCTCGCCCCCGCCCCCGCcacccccgccgccgccgccgcccccagCCCGGCCCTGGTCGTCCGCCTCCTCGGGGGAGCGAGGCAGCCCCCGGGGAAAGAGGCGGCGGCGCCGGCCCCCCCGACCTCGGGGCAGGAAGCGGCCCCCCGGCTCGGGCAGCCgaggggaggaggaggacgacgacgaggaggaggagggcgaagaggaggaggaggaggaggaggacctCATCGATGGTTTCGCCATCGCCAGCTTCGCCAGCCTTGAGGCCCTGCAG AAGGATGCATCCCTTCAGCCCCCAGAGCGACTGGAGCATCGGCTAAAACATTCCGGAAAGCGGAAGCGGGGGGGTGTAGGGGGGGGCCGAGGGGAGCCAGGAGACAGCTCAGACCGGGAAACTGGCCGGCCCCCAGGGGACCGTGCCCGAAAAAGGTCTAGCAAGCGAAGGAGGAAAGAG GCCTCCTCCCGAAACTCTCTGGAAGCCGGATACATA tGTGACGCGGAGAGTGACCTGGACGAGAGG GTCTCTGATGATGACCTCGATCCATCGTTTACTGTCTCAACCAGCAAAG CCTCGGGCCCCCATGGCAACTTAAATGGGAACTGTGAAGCGAAACTCTCTGTGATCCCCAAAGTGTCGGGGCTGGAGCGGAGTCAGGAGCAGCCCCCAGGACCCGACCCGCTGCTAGTGCCTTTCCCTGCCAAGGAGCCACTGCCTCCACCGGCCCCCCGACCCCCAACCACTCCCCCAGCCCCTATGCCAGCCCCTGTCAGCctaccacccccacccccaccccaattgCAGCTCCGGGTTTCACCCTTCGGCATCCGCTCTTCCACTTATGGCAGTGGCCTGGACCTCAGCACTGGCAG TTCTTCGAGGCCACCTCCGAAGGCTCCTGCCCCTCCAGTGGCCCCACCTccaccttcttcttcttcctcttcatcttcctcttcctcatcctcatctTCTTCAGCTCAACTCTCCCATCGGCCCCCAACACCCTCCTTGCCCTTGCCTCTGGCCAGCCATGGCTTTCCCCCTACTGGGCTACGGGCACCACCTCCACCACCCCATCCTGCTCTGTTCTCCCCTGGTCCTactctacccccacccccacctttgCTGCAGGTGGCAGGCCACCCTGGGGCTGCGACGGCCAGTGCCCTCTCTG AGCAGGAGCTGATGCGGCAGGACCTGAGCACTCGGTTCCTGAGCGCCCAGGGAGGCCCCGAGGTGGGGGGGGCAGGGGGCTCAGCCCGGCCCCTGGCCTTCCAGTTCCACCAGCACAACCACCAGCACCAGCACACCCACCAGCACACCCACCAGCACTTCACCCCCTACCCTCCTGGCTTGCTGCCCCCCCACGGCCCCCACATG TTCGAGAAATATCCAGGAAAAATCGAAGGCCTTTTCCGGCATAAC cTCTATGCGGCCTTCCCCCCTGCTGTCCCTGGCCTCCCCCCTGGTCTGCCTCCTGCTGTTTCCTTTGGTTCTCTGCAGGGGGCTTTCCAGCCTAAG agCACGAATCCAGAACTGCCACCACGACTGGGGCCGGTCCCCAGTGGGCTGCCCCAAAAGGGGACACAG ATTCCTGACCATTTCCGCCCCCCACTGAGG AAACCTGGGAAGTGGTGTGCCATGCATGTGCGAGTGGCCTATATGATCTTGAGGCACCAGGAGAAAATGAAG ttaatGCAGGGTGATCCTCATAAGCTGGATTTTCGGAACGATCTTCTACCCTGTCTCCCCGGGGCCTATGGAGGTCTTCCTCCTGGGCAGGAGCTCTCTCACCCAGCTTCCCTCTTCACTGCAACAG gtGCTGTCCATCCTGCTGCCAACCCTTTCACAGCAGCTCCCGGGCCCCCTGCATCCTTTCTAAGCCCTGGTACCCATATTG aTCCTTTTGGGCGTCCTACCAGCTTTGCGTCCTTGGCTGCCCTCTCCAATGGGGCCTTTGGGGGCCTGGGCAGCCCTACGTTCA acaCTGGTGCTGTCTTTGCCCAGAAAGAAAGCCCAGGGGCTCCTCCTGCCTTTGCCTCTCCTCCTGATCCATGGGCCCGGCTGCACCGTGGTCCCCCTGCCTTTCCTGCCTGGGCCCGACCCCCTGAGGCTGCACGGACGCCTGGCTCGGACAAAGAACGTCCAGTGGAGAGGCGAGAGCCCTCAGCCccaaaagaggagaaagatag